The genomic stretch GAACCCCTGATATCTCCTCGATATCGGGGGTTTCGCGTTTCCGGGGGTCCGTCCCCGGGTGGTCACGCGGTCACAACGCAGTCACGAGAGACGTGACCGAGACACGAGCGACCCGTTCCGACGGGTCGAACGCGATCGCGTTATCCACAGGTAGCTCGCCGGGTTCGATCACGCAGCGTGGTCCAACTCGGCCCCCCTTCTCGGGTGGGTGTCACACGACACCGCTGTTCCGGCCCAGCCGGAACCCCACTTCATGCGCTGAGCGCACACCCGAAGGAGAGCATCATGAAGGGGAGCACGTTCAAGCGCTGCACGGTCTGCAACCGCGTGGTGAAGTACAGGAAGTGCGCGAGCTGCGGCTCGACGAGTTGGTCCTGGGGATACATCGTCGACGTCGGCAAGGACGGTGATGGCAAGCGTCGCCAGCAGCGACGCACCGGCTTCGAGAGCGAGGCGGAAGCGAAGGTCGCGCTCCAGGAGCTGATGACCGCGCTGGCGGCCGGCAGCTACCTCGAGCCGACCACGATGACCCTGACCGAGTACTGCGCGACCAGTGGCTGGCGGCGGTCAAGCCGCCGAAGCTGCGGCGCACCACGTGGGTCGGCTACCGACGGATCGTCGAGACCCGCATCGCGCCTCGCATCGGGGGCGTCCGGCTCCAGGAGGTCAACCCGACCCACCTGAACCGGCTGTACGCCGACCTAACTCGAGAACGGCCGCGTCGATCGGACCGGTGGCTTGTCGTTGAAGTCGGTCCGCGAGACCCACGTCGTACTGCGCAAGGCCATGTCGGACGCGGTGCGTTGGGGCTTCGTTCAGCGCAACCCTGCTGAGTCGGCGGATCCACCCCCGGCTCATGCTGCCGCAGCGGCGAGGCGGCGGGCGATCCGGGTCTGGTCGGCCGAGGAGCTCGGTCGGTTCCTCCAGCACGTGCGCGACGACGAGCAGTACCCGCTCTGGCTACTCCTCGCCTCGACCGGCATGCGGCGCGGCGAAGCCCTCGGTCTGCCGTGGCGCGACCTCGATCTCGACGCCGGACGTCTCGCCGTCCGCCAGAGCCTGCTCTGTATCGACGGCAACCCACGGATCGAGGAACCCAAGAGCCGCTACAGCATCCGAACGATCGATCTCGACCGCAGCACGGTCGCCGCGCTTCAGCAGCGTCGAGCGCAACAGGGACACGACCGTCGACCAGCGGGCAAGTACTGGACGGACAACGGTCTGGTCTTCACCCGCGATGACGGGGTCTGGCTGAACCCGGACTGGATGAGTGAGCGGTTCCGCCTCCTCAGCGAGGATGCGGGCGTGCCCTCGATCCGAATGCATGATCTCAGGCACACGCACGCCACCCTGCTGCTGCGCCAGGGCATCAACGTCAAGGTTGTCTCGGAGCGTCTCGGTCACCACTCGGTGGCGTTCACGCTGGATACGCACGCGCACGTCGTGCCCGGCATGCAGCGCGAGGCGGCGAATGCCTTCGGGAACCTGCTTCCAGACCTGTCCCAGCCGGACGATGACGACGATGACGATGGCACCGCCGGGGTCACCGCCATGGCATAACTGGATCTGGGCTCTGGGCGGTCCCACCCGGGTGAGATGAAATCTCGCTCAACGCAGCCGACCCATCACGCGCCGTTGCAATTTCACCTCACCGGTACGCGGACGCCCTTTCGCTTACGCTCGTAGGACAAGGCGACGGGCGGGACAGCGATGGCTCGACAGTGCGATGAGCTGAGGCAGCGTCGTGTCGAACGACTGGCAGAGGAGCTGGCTGACCATCTCCAGCGTGACGGTCACGCTGTCGCAGACATCTCCACCTTGACGGTCGACGTAGACTCTTGGCGCGCCGCAGGCCGGCACGCTGGAACGGCTCCTCGGTTGGTCAGTCCGCACCGCAGTGAACGAGCGAGCCGGCAGGGTGTGGCTCGTCGACAACCGCCGTGAGGACGAGCTCCCGCTCCCTGAGCGAAGAGCGAAGGAGCAGCGTTTGCGAGACGTGATCTCAAGGATCGAGTACTGACCAGCGCGTGCCGCCGGACGGGCCGACTACATCCAGTCCTATGGCTTCGGTGACGGTGTGTGTAGCCGATGCTCGTGTACGGGCAGACTCTCGGCGTCCCGAACAGCACTTGGGTCCCGGAGCCGTCGACTGACGAGTTGATCCAGAAGGCTGGACGGAAGTGAGTCGGCGAACTTCCACGCTTCGCCGACCTCGGCAGGAGGGTCCGTGGGAGCCTCCGACGCGTCTAGCGCTTCGTGCACCTGCTCTGCAGACGTGCCGTCCGCGAGACGCAGCGCCAGGCCACTCGAGACCGTGACCGGGGCGAGGTCCACGAGCCTCTGGGCCAGCTCGACGGTGGCGTCCGTCCCGGCGAACGTCCACCACCAGCTGACACCATCGGAGCCGGTAACCACGTCGGTCGACGGTTCTGAGGCCAACCAGCGGAAGCGCTCGCGAAGCTCCGCCACACCGACGACCGCTCGCTTGCTGTACTCGACACCGATCGGATCGTGTCCTGCCAACGATCGTCGCGTGGCCTGCGCCAGCTCGAGCGTGATGCCCGGACCCGAGCCGAGCCAGCTCGGCCGCCCTCGCCGCCCCGACGTCGGGCGTACGTGGACGACCCGCCGCTTCCAGT from Actinomycetota bacterium encodes the following:
- a CDS encoding site-specific integrase, with amino-acid sequence MRDDEQYPLWLLLASTGMRRGEALGLPWRDLDLDAGRLAVRQSLLCIDGNPRIEEPKSRYSIRTIDLDRSTVAALQQRRAQQGHDRRPAGKYWTDNGLVFTRDDGVWLNPDWMSERFRLLSEDAGVPSIRMHDLRHTHATLLLRQGINVKVVSERLGHHSVAFTLDTHAHVVPGMQREAANAFGNLLPDLSQPDDDDDDDGTAGVTAMA